A window of Cohnella herbarum contains these coding sequences:
- a CDS encoding response regulator transcription factor, with translation MIKLMIVDDESIIRKGIRTSIDWEALQVEIVGEAQNGKQALELVQQLMPDIVLTDIRMPQMDGLEFAQQLKQQYPFIKIIILSGYDDFNYARKALTIGVTEYLMKPVGADELTTLISKIGDEINKKKIQIEQEQKNQILMRENFPYIQRKWLNQLLKGETKINAALLNKASQLRIPLVGPEYGVVVVDVDDFRLNTEHVSDREIELIHYSINNIVEEVFSSVFLCTACQSDFDNINVLLNANMQNKHRIMEICNEAQRCIARYMKLSVTVGVGQYVSDLADIHESYRQAVYAMQCKVYRGKGQVIAYQEVESVIQGETSKRAILSPSEDEKELLEYLSTMDKAKIDELLDNRFKQFAQSYVSYEDIKKISLKWVILAISHLEQMGVDLSASKQLNPYAEIEKYETTDDIQRWLGGLFAVFIDAIEAYKNVRYKNIVAVAIKYIHENYSEEIRLEDISAQVFVTPNYFSRIFKEETGQHFTEWLNKYRVEKAKVMLKDVSAKIYEVAERVGYNDYKYFTHIFKKATGLTPKEYRNRP, from the coding sequence ATGATCAAGCTGATGATCGTAGATGACGAGTCCATAATTCGCAAAGGAATCCGAACCTCGATTGACTGGGAAGCTTTGCAAGTGGAAATCGTCGGCGAGGCGCAAAACGGCAAACAAGCTTTAGAGTTGGTCCAGCAATTGATGCCGGATATCGTGCTCACGGACATTCGCATGCCGCAGATGGACGGATTGGAATTCGCGCAGCAACTGAAACAGCAATATCCCTTCATAAAAATTATTATTTTAAGCGGATATGACGACTTTAACTACGCTAGAAAAGCGCTAACGATCGGCGTAACCGAATATCTAATGAAACCGGTAGGCGCGGACGAATTAACGACTCTTATTAGCAAAATCGGAGACGAAATCAACAAAAAAAAAATTCAAATTGAACAAGAGCAGAAAAATCAGATCTTGATGCGCGAGAATTTCCCTTACATTCAGCGGAAGTGGTTAAACCAGCTGTTAAAAGGGGAAACGAAGATCAATGCCGCGCTGCTGAATAAAGCATCACAGTTGCGCATTCCCTTAGTCGGGCCGGAATACGGCGTCGTAGTCGTCGACGTCGATGATTTTCGCTTGAATACGGAGCATGTTTCGGATCGGGAAATCGAATTGATCCATTATTCCATTAACAACATCGTGGAGGAAGTATTCTCGTCGGTGTTTCTATGCACGGCCTGTCAAAGCGATTTCGATAACATTAATGTGCTATTGAATGCCAATATGCAAAATAAACACCGCATCATGGAAATCTGCAACGAAGCGCAACGTTGCATTGCCCGTTACATGAAGCTGTCCGTTACGGTAGGCGTTGGTCAATACGTTAGCGATTTGGCGGACATACACGAGAGCTACCGTCAGGCCGTATACGCTATGCAATGTAAGGTGTATCGGGGCAAAGGGCAAGTGATTGCCTATCAAGAAGTGGAATCCGTTATTCAAGGGGAGACGTCCAAGCGAGCGATTCTGTCGCCGTCGGAGGACGAGAAGGAATTATTGGAGTACCTGAGCACGATGGATAAAGCGAAGATCGACGAATTGCTCGACAATCGGTTTAAACAGTTTGCGCAATCGTATGTTTCGTATGAGGACATTAAGAAAATAAGCTTGAAATGGGTTATCTTGGCGATCTCCCACTTGGAACAAATGGGGGTAGACCTAAGCGCGAGCAAACAATTGAATCCTTACGCCGAGATCGAAAAGTACGAGACGACGGACGATATCCAGCGTTGGTTGGGCGGTTTATTTGCCGTATTCATCGACGCGATCGAAGCGTACAAAAACGTGCGATATAAGAATATCGTTGCCGTCGCTATCAAGTACATACACGAGAATTATTCGGAAGAAATCAGGTTGGAGGATATTTCAGCCCAGGTGTTCGTGACGCCGAATTACTTTAGCCGAATCTTCAAGGAAGAGACGGGGCAGCATTTTACCGAGTGGCTGAATAAGTATCGCGTGGAAAAAGCCAAAGTCATGTTGAAGGACGTTAGCGCGAAAATTTATGAAGTGGCGGAACGGGTAGGCTACAACGATTACAAGTATTTCACGCATATTTTCAAGAAGGCGACGGGTTTAACCCCGAAAGAGTATCGAAATCGGCCTTAA
- a CDS encoding extracellular solute-binding protein: MKKSYRALTSTALVSSMVLLAACGSNNASEGSEAAKPKIKFMHMYDKNATPPSHQADLIENFKKANPDVTFDEEVQSHDNYETKIKTLSAANELPDLFLVKPSMVATFVENGLLLPLDDQLNKDAAWKDGFIEGSLDPYIVDGKTYGVQMSGGPTHVIYYNKELVANAGFAEFPKTWTEFETLIKKLVEQKITPIALGNKGKWVANSSYMSTLGDRFTGTEWFNSLVANEGAKFTDPEFVQALGALQNLVKIGAFNKDMNSIDNNQQRTSYYNGKAAMFIEGSWAANAVESSAPKDIVEKTGLAVFPAIEGAKGAQNSVSGGGGWAYAVNAKVDPAKLDDIQKLIKSLTDSSAAKLILEYGDIPSSKVENIESIELSPMSKQLVQLLETTKYTPIYDTRMSPGLTESMNTTLQELMIGKYTPEQAAEAMQKEYDKEMKK, from the coding sequence ATGAAGAAAAGTTATAGAGCGTTAACGTCGACGGCGCTAGTATCGAGTATGGTGCTTTTGGCGGCCTGCGGTTCGAATAACGCAAGCGAAGGTTCGGAAGCGGCGAAGCCGAAAATCAAGTTCATGCATATGTATGACAAAAACGCCACCCCGCCAAGTCACCAAGCGGATTTGATCGAGAATTTCAAAAAAGCGAATCCCGACGTTACTTTTGATGAAGAAGTTCAGTCCCATGATAACTATGAAACCAAAATCAAAACATTGTCGGCGGCTAACGAATTGCCGGATCTGTTCCTCGTTAAACCATCGATGGTAGCGACATTCGTAGAAAACGGATTGCTTCTTCCGTTAGACGATCAGCTAAATAAAGATGCGGCTTGGAAAGACGGATTCATTGAAGGAAGTCTGGATCCTTACATCGTGGACGGTAAAACATACGGCGTTCAAATGTCGGGCGGACCTACTCATGTTATTTATTACAACAAGGAATTGGTCGCCAACGCGGGATTCGCGGAATTCCCTAAGACATGGACGGAATTCGAGACTCTCATTAAAAAATTGGTTGAACAGAAGATTACGCCGATCGCGCTCGGTAACAAGGGGAAATGGGTTGCGAACTCCTCTTATATGAGTACTTTAGGAGACCGATTTACGGGTACGGAATGGTTCAATAGTCTAGTTGCCAATGAAGGCGCGAAGTTTACGGACCCTGAATTCGTACAAGCTTTGGGCGCGTTGCAAAACCTCGTGAAAATCGGGGCGTTCAATAAGGATATGAACAGTATCGATAATAACCAACAAAGAACGAGTTATTATAACGGCAAAGCAGCGATGTTCATTGAAGGCTCTTGGGCGGCGAACGCCGTAGAATCAAGCGCGCCGAAAGACATCGTGGAGAAAACGGGGCTTGCGGTATTCCCTGCGATCGAAGGCGCCAAAGGCGCGCAGAACAGCGTATCGGGCGGCGGCGGTTGGGCTTACGCGGTCAATGCGAAGGTAGATCCGGCTAAATTGGACGATATTCAAAAGCTGATTAAAAGCTTAACGGATTCTTCGGCTGCGAAATTGATCTTGGAGTATGGAGATATTCCTTCCAGTAAAGTAGAAAACATTGAAAGCATCGAGTTATCGCCGATGAGCAAGCAGCTCGTTCAATTGCTGGAAACAACGAAGTATACGCCGATCTACGATACGCGTATGTCTCCGGGATTGACGGAGTCCATGAACACGACGCTTCAAGAGCTCATGATCGGCAAATACACGCCGGAGCAAGCGGCGGAGGCTATGCAAAAGGAATACGATAAAGAAATGAAGAAATAA
- a CDS encoding carbohydrate ABC transporter permease, which translates to MNDSSAIRPKRVTFLIYLLPSVILFAFMVLVPVILAVRYSFFNWSGGPKMDFIGLENYMTLLTDSYFWNAFLNNLLIVFFSVFGQIGIAFVISIFLMSKVVKLKGFHRTVIFIPVVLSSVVIGFLWGMIYNQDAGMLNWFLQTIGLESWIKPWLDDPSLVMYSVTVPIVWQYIGFYLIIFLAAMQSINNEVYEMAELDGATGFKKMRYITLPLLSSTIKIAIMLCIAGNMKAFDSIFVMTGGGPGSSSTVMAQYAYDTSFKAYKLGYGSTISVGIMVLSVGLIIISQLFGGKNRA; encoded by the coding sequence ATGAATGATTCGTCGGCCATCCGCCCCAAACGCGTTACGTTTTTGATCTATTTGTTGCCGAGCGTGATTTTGTTCGCTTTTATGGTACTCGTTCCGGTCATTCTGGCTGTGCGATACAGCTTCTTTAATTGGTCCGGCGGTCCGAAAATGGACTTTATCGGGCTCGAAAATTATATGACTTTACTTACCGATAGCTACTTCTGGAACGCTTTCTTGAACAACTTGCTTATCGTATTCTTTAGCGTGTTCGGCCAGATCGGAATCGCTTTCGTCATCAGTATCTTCCTGATGTCGAAGGTCGTGAAGCTGAAAGGCTTTCACCGTACGGTCATTTTCATTCCCGTCGTTCTGTCTTCCGTCGTTATCGGATTTCTATGGGGAATGATCTATAACCAGGATGCCGGGATGTTAAATTGGTTTCTGCAAACCATTGGTTTAGAGTCTTGGATCAAGCCGTGGTTAGACGATCCCTCGCTTGTTATGTATTCCGTTACCGTACCTATCGTGTGGCAATACATCGGTTTTTACCTCATTATCTTCTTGGCCGCGATGCAAAGCATTAACAACGAGGTCTATGAAATGGCCGAGCTTGACGGTGCCACAGGGTTTAAGAAAATGCGCTATATTACGCTTCCGCTATTATCCTCTACGATAAAAATCGCCATCATGCTCTGTATTGCCGGGAATATGAAGGCGTTCGATAGTATTTTCGTCATGACCGGCGGCGGTCCGGGCAGCAGCTCGACCGTAATGGCACAGTACGCCTATGACACCTCGTTCAAAGCGTACAAGCTTGGTTACGGCAGTACGATTTCCGTCGGTATTATGGTGTTAAGCGTTGGGTTGATTATTATTAGCCAACTGTTTGGAGGGAAAAATCGTGCCTAA
- a CDS encoding carbohydrate ABC transporter permease — translation MKTEQEFSLNIMSLPSKPQFQNFIDAFEIGKMGTYFWNSAFVSLFTVIFTILFGFFTAYILARFKFPFRNVIYFMFLTGMLIPIHGLLIPIFIEFKALGLLNKHVTLIFPYVAFNLSMAIFLFENFIKTVPLDVEEAAVIDGSSSTNTVLRIVLPLCMPVISTAVILFFLGAWNEFPFALVLIESANLRTLPIGLTNFNGQYTANYTQMLAAMAIVVLPVIIVYLAFSKKVMQGMTAGAVKG, via the coding sequence TTGAAAACGGAGCAAGAATTTAGTCTCAACATCATGTCGTTACCATCCAAGCCGCAATTCCAGAACTTTATCGACGCTTTCGAGATCGGGAAGATGGGCACGTATTTCTGGAATAGCGCCTTCGTCAGCTTGTTTACCGTTATCTTTACGATATTGTTCGGGTTTTTCACCGCCTACATCTTGGCGCGGTTTAAGTTCCCTTTCCGCAACGTTATTTACTTCATGTTTCTGACGGGTATGCTTATTCCGATCCACGGCTTGCTTATTCCGATCTTCATTGAATTCAAAGCGCTGGGACTGCTGAATAAGCATGTTACGCTCATTTTCCCTTATGTAGCCTTTAATTTATCGATGGCTATTTTTCTGTTCGAGAACTTCATTAAGACGGTGCCGCTAGACGTGGAAGAAGCTGCGGTCATCGATGGCAGCAGCTCGACCAACACGGTGTTGCGCATCGTGCTTCCGCTTTGCATGCCGGTCATTTCGACCGCGGTTATTTTATTTTTCCTCGGCGCATGGAACGAATTCCCGTTCGCGCTTGTGCTCATCGAGAGTGCCAATCTGCGAACCTTGCCGATCGGATTAACTAATTTCAACGGACAATATACGGCCAACTATACGCAGATGTTAGCGGCGATGGCTATCGTCGTATTGCCTGTTATTATCGTGTACCTCGCGTTCTCGAAGAAGGTCATGCAAGGGATGACGGCCGGAGCCGTTAAAGGATAA
- a CDS encoding acyltransferase family protein, which translates to MEQRLIYLDRLKILLTVLVVLHHTSIVYGGAGSWYYYENQDDTAATALLSTFTAVNQTFFMGLFFFISGFVTPASYDRNTAGGFLRARLLRFGIPLLIYMLVLEPILRYVSTGYTGSFGNYLKEEVLPHPIRSVSDFATGPLWYLVALLLFYAAYIGFRKLTGRLDGSKHPLALTPRLMISYLATVMVANFVVRLAYPVGTDFLNLQLGYFPAYIGLFMAGIAAYRGHWMQQLSERTARKWKWANIGLILLLPAGMMAGGALEGDISTFMGGSSWQAIFYAIIDPLLGLGITYALLVWFRNRWNGAATKTTRWLSSNAFVVYIIHAPIVTYTAYALRNLAWHPLLKFGLTGCASVILCFTIASLIRRIPGIFGLARKSGRAEVSG; encoded by the coding sequence ATGGAGCAAAGGTTAATCTATCTTGATCGGCTGAAAATATTGCTGACTGTGCTGGTAGTTCTTCACCATACGTCCATTGTATATGGGGGTGCGGGGAGCTGGTATTATTACGAGAATCAGGACGATACCGCGGCTACGGCGCTGTTGTCTACGTTCACCGCGGTGAACCAAACGTTCTTCATGGGGTTGTTTTTCTTCATCTCCGGATTCGTCACGCCGGCTTCTTACGATCGCAATACGGCAGGGGGATTCCTTAGAGCCCGGCTGTTACGGTTCGGAATTCCTCTATTGATTTACATGCTAGTCCTCGAACCGATTCTCAGGTATGTTTCCACCGGGTATACGGGATCTTTCGGCAACTACTTGAAGGAAGAGGTGCTCCCTCATCCCATCCGGAGCGTGAGCGATTTTGCGACAGGGCCATTGTGGTATTTGGTCGCCTTGCTCCTCTTCTACGCTGCTTATATCGGGTTCCGCAAGTTGACAGGAAGGCTCGATGGTTCGAAACATCCTTTAGCGCTAACGCCACGGCTGATGATCAGTTATCTCGCTACGGTAATGGTCGCCAATTTCGTCGTACGCCTAGCCTATCCCGTCGGAACCGATTTCTTGAACCTTCAACTCGGGTATTTTCCGGCCTATATCGGTTTGTTCATGGCCGGCATCGCGGCTTATCGCGGCCACTGGATGCAACAGTTGAGCGAACGGACGGCTAGAAAGTGGAAATGGGCGAATATCGGCTTGATCCTATTGTTACCCGCGGGAATGATGGCAGGAGGAGCGCTCGAAGGGGATATTTCAACGTTCATGGGAGGGTCTAGCTGGCAAGCGATCTTCTATGCGATTATCGATCCTTTATTAGGTCTCGGGATTACTTACGCGCTGCTAGTATGGTTCCGCAACCGCTGGAACGGCGCGGCAACGAAGACGACAAGGTGGCTATCGTCCAATGCTTTTGTCGTATACATCATCCATGCGCCGATTGTCACTTATACGGCTTACGCTCTTAGAAATTTGGCGTGGCATCCTCTATTGAAATTCGGATTAACCGGCTGCGCCTCCGTGATCCTTTGTTTCACCATCGCGTCGCTCATTCGTCGGATCCCGGGAATCTTCGGTTTAGCTAGAAAGTCGGGCCGAGCGGAAGTATCCGGCTGA
- a CDS encoding response regulator transcription factor gives MENILLVDDHRTFLAGTALILEKHGFGVTTASSGADALALMEQVDFDLFVFDLKLPEMNGFELTEATLRRYPEATILILTGEDISEHYDRLIEIGAAGILEKSLGEQEFIGCLHMAMQQLTVLPLHLARRLRTKDHLNRFATPGGENGSSKRTLSDKEVAVLKLIAQGHKNKDIADRLFMSQRNVEYVISHLFEKLDATSRQEAVMKGIELKWLNLDV, from the coding sequence GTGGAAAATATTTTGCTCGTAGACGATCATCGGACGTTCTTGGCCGGAACCGCCCTCATCCTCGAGAAGCATGGCTTCGGCGTAACGACGGCGTCCAGCGGAGCGGATGCGTTAGCCCTTATGGAACAAGTCGACTTCGACCTGTTCGTCTTCGATCTGAAGCTGCCGGAGATGAACGGGTTTGAATTAACGGAAGCAACGCTGCGGCGTTACCCGGAGGCGACGATCCTGATCTTAACCGGCGAAGACATCTCGGAGCATTACGATCGGTTAATCGAGATCGGGGCCGCTGGCATTCTAGAGAAGTCTCTCGGCGAGCAGGAGTTTATCGGCTGTTTGCATATGGCCATGCAGCAATTAACCGTGCTACCGCTTCATCTAGCCAGACGACTGAGAACCAAGGATCACCTTAACCGCTTCGCGACCCCGGGAGGGGAAAACGGAAGCTCGAAGCGAACGCTATCGGACAAAGAAGTGGCCGTATTAAAGCTGATCGCTCAAGGACATAAAAATAAAGACATCGCGGACCGGCTATTCATGAGCCAGCGCAATGTCGAATACGTGATTTCGCACTTGTTCGAGAAATTGGATGCAACCTCCCGCCAAGAAGCGGTCATGAAGGGGATCGAGCTGAAGTGGCTGAATCTGGACGTCTAG
- a CDS encoding sensor histidine kinase — MLRRLAKAVAAAALLFALNGLINYSLMKPQDGASESINQLRVHLDDGVFTLLFVLIAIVFWAMFAVLPRERGYLYLGVISLLTSLLLFTEWDQKELLFGPFPEIPYNALAIKSGIVFMGFSFLAYLLGTSKKPATRVLLWCSCILWITILTLTLVSADPSLFVLLSRIFFVVILLNIAISLAQSLSLLRQKESQAELQRIAGGFFMFMIVLLPDPVKDLWEAIEGRSIGYRRVYWEQCLEDTLPWALLSLVTMFGVMFFQRFVRTLKDKESVSEELRARNVELGHEVTTRQRLDQLLSAMLRAYRIADLEQSVLREGKLYFLPHSFLLVKYEEAIEGVQSISADGLSSHDEDYIRSTLLAIGKRLSSGETIVTGSMVLGAAGGTEERRLFLAVYSTDGGSISLEERDKFALSLMSKYVSIFYEYFQLMENRLKEMQQIQGEQSPWLSKLFMQIAEKERKRLASDLHDEVLQELLHTRRILERTSDDRLCNEDKEQIRLGLENAEYMIRETCRELMPPFLSDHGVLHAVAKLVEKTRLRADFQLDFHAGPVAASFSDELNTTIYRIVQELVNNALKHSQADRVNLDVGQEGDVLYIRYADNGKGMETAMDFSSTNRFGLKGIAERIRMIDGEITVQSSPGQGVKVWCSVPIPN; from the coding sequence ATGTTAAGAAGGTTGGCGAAAGCGGTAGCGGCGGCGGCTCTCCTCTTCGCGTTGAACGGACTAATCAATTATTCGCTGATGAAGCCGCAGGACGGCGCGTCGGAATCGATCAACCAATTACGCGTTCATCTGGACGATGGCGTCTTTACTCTGCTGTTCGTTCTGATCGCGATCGTATTCTGGGCGATGTTTGCCGTTCTCCCTCGCGAGCGCGGCTACCTGTATCTCGGCGTCATCTCGTTGTTGACTTCTCTTCTTCTGTTCACGGAATGGGACCAGAAAGAGCTGCTGTTCGGGCCTTTTCCGGAAATTCCCTACAACGCCCTGGCGATCAAGAGCGGCATCGTATTCATGGGCTTTTCCTTTCTGGCCTATCTGCTCGGCACTTCAAAAAAACCGGCTACGCGAGTGTTGCTCTGGTGCAGCTGCATTCTATGGATTACGATTCTGACGCTTACGTTGGTATCGGCCGATCCATCGTTGTTCGTCCTCTTAAGTCGAATATTCTTCGTTGTAATTCTCTTGAACATCGCAATCTCGCTAGCGCAATCCTTATCCTTGCTTCGGCAGAAGGAATCTCAAGCGGAACTTCAACGAATCGCGGGCGGGTTCTTCATGTTCATGATCGTCCTGCTGCCGGATCCCGTTAAAGATTTGTGGGAAGCCATCGAGGGACGCAGTATCGGTTACCGGAGAGTCTATTGGGAGCAATGTCTTGAGGACACGCTTCCGTGGGCTTTGCTCTCGTTGGTGACGATGTTCGGGGTGATGTTTTTCCAAAGGTTCGTCCGCACGCTTAAGGACAAAGAGTCCGTGTCCGAAGAGCTTCGGGCGCGAAACGTCGAGCTTGGACATGAAGTAACGACCCGTCAACGGTTGGATCAGCTGTTGTCCGCAATGCTGAGGGCATACCGGATCGCCGATCTCGAGCAAAGCGTACTGCGGGAAGGGAAACTGTATTTCCTTCCGCATTCCTTTCTATTGGTGAAGTACGAAGAAGCGATAGAAGGGGTACAATCCATAAGTGCCGATGGTCTCTCTTCGCATGATGAGGACTATATTCGTTCGACTTTGCTAGCAATAGGAAAAAGGTTGTCCTCCGGAGAAACAATCGTTACCGGCTCAATGGTGTTGGGTGCAGCCGGGGGCACGGAGGAGAGGCGGTTGTTTTTGGCGGTCTATTCCACGGATGGCGGCTCGATCTCCCTAGAGGAACGGGACAAGTTCGCTTTATCGTTGATGTCGAAATACGTTTCGATCTTTTACGAATATTTTCAATTAATGGAGAACCGTCTCAAGGAAATGCAGCAGATACAGGGGGAACAGTCGCCCTGGTTGTCCAAGCTATTCATGCAAATCGCGGAAAAAGAAAGGAAACGACTGGCTTCCGATCTTCACGACGAGGTGCTGCAGGAGTTGCTTCATACCCGCCGCATCTTGGAGCGGACTTCGGACGATCGTCTTTGCAATGAAGACAAGGAGCAAATCAGGCTCGGGTTGGAGAACGCCGAGTACATGATTCGGGAAACGTGCCGCGAATTGATGCCCCCGTTCCTATCCGATCACGGCGTGTTGCACGCAGTTGCCAAGCTGGTAGAGAAAACCCGGCTGCGAGCCGATTTTCAGCTGGATTTCCACGCCGGGCCTGTCGCCGCATCGTTTAGCGACGAGTTGAACACGACGATCTATCGGATTGTACAAGAGCTGGTCAACAATGCCCTGAAGCATTCGCAAGCGGACCGAGTAAACTTGGATGTTGGACAAGAGGGAGATGTTCTGTATATCCGATACGCGGATAACGGCAAAGGAATGGAGACCGCGATGGATTTCTCTTCCACGAACCGCTTCGGATTAAAAGGCATTGCGGAGAGGATACGGATGATCGATGGAGAAATAACCGTTCAGTCCTCGCCTGGACAAGGGGTCAAGGTTTGGTGTTCCGTGCCGATTCCGAACTAG
- a CDS encoding toxin-antitoxin system TumE family protein: MADFTLRDLEMTDIDSLIDIYPDLIDSVNYEEDEDREVNPQFIINFHDSTYLHCEESAKHPRGMKLGEFWYNWYNDDESLIMKFHNHHHNGPPSYITSFDPVHLHLKREAEDDNGNIHEHSTYQSLEQVLNFFRLISYVEKYKK, translated from the coding sequence GTGGCTGACTTCACGTTAAGAGATTTAGAAATGACAGATATTGATTCTTTGATAGACATCTATCCGGATCTTATCGATAGCGTGAATTACGAAGAGGATGAGGACAGGGAAGTTAACCCTCAATTCATCATAAATTTTCATGACTCAACGTATTTGCATTGTGAAGAGTCGGCCAAACATCCTCGAGGCATGAAGCTCGGTGAGTTTTGGTACAATTGGTACAATGACGATGAGAGCTTGATTATGAAATTTCACAATCACCATCATAATGGTCCGCCCTCGTACATTACTTCTTTTGACCCTGTGCATTTGCACTTGAAAAGAGAAGCCGAGGACGATAACGGAAACATTCATGAGCATAGTACGTATCAGTCGCTTGAGCAGGTACTAAATTTCTTCCGTCTCATCTCCTATGTGGAAAAATATAAAAAATGA
- a CDS encoding sensor histidine kinase, with protein MTSRRKEQQEGCAIKFSVYIKVIVVFTVLIIPVYAVNLWMNAMGMNFVRQKDEESSTYNLKFYASQLNDQLFFIRNLQKQLLTDSDLQKLAFRSGLLETYEEFRMASGISERLATIRNSSEYVVNAGIWVKSYNKSISTNQGIAKLPNEEWSTLEGLVGLTPRPLIHYENGRLFFLQFSNNASIVSYLELSIPKLQGTLNRLAPYPNSGVVLADGRFEGIVSDGYDPKIIAAIRDQAKDREGDPETDSWVLRSGGDQYRIGLNPVPSMGWTIYTYVDENEITGTLKKYGVWFLVLSVVSGIVILAFAFSVNRMIHRPLHKLIRAFNMMEPDHVRVPSRWKEETEFDYLYRGFDNMVERLNRSIRENYEHQLALQNSELKQLQSQINPHFLYNGFYNIYRLCKIGEYDRVATLTQKLASYYQAITRSGKDEVPLDKEYRHAMNYCDIQAIRFSNRIRVSASDVPEPCKSFMVPRLIIQPLIENAFEHAFENAARPGRIRLTMTCEDRRFSLCVEDDGTGLSDETLAGLQAKLSLPDAEAEKTGLINVCRRLRLKYGEESGVFVSRSELGGLKAELIILWK; from the coding sequence ATGACTAGCCGAAGAAAAGAACAGCAGGAGGGATGCGCGATCAAATTTTCCGTTTACATCAAGGTCATTGTCGTTTTCACCGTTCTGATCATTCCCGTATACGCCGTGAACTTATGGATGAACGCGATGGGCATGAATTTTGTTCGCCAGAAGGACGAGGAATCGAGCACGTATAACTTGAAATTTTACGCCAGCCAGTTAAATGACCAGTTGTTCTTTATCCGCAACCTTCAGAAGCAACTGCTGACCGATTCGGACTTGCAGAAGCTTGCCTTCCGATCCGGCCTATTGGAGACGTACGAAGAATTCCGAATGGCCAGCGGAATTAGCGAGAGGCTCGCGACGATCCGCAATTCCAGCGAATATGTGGTGAATGCGGGCATCTGGGTCAAATCGTACAACAAGAGCATCTCCACGAACCAAGGGATTGCGAAGCTTCCGAACGAAGAGTGGTCGACTCTGGAGGGGCTTGTCGGGCTGACGCCCAGACCGTTAATTCATTATGAGAACGGCCGCCTGTTTTTCCTGCAATTCTCGAACAATGCGAGCATCGTCTCTTATTTGGAGTTGTCCATTCCGAAGCTTCAGGGCACGTTAAATCGTCTTGCGCCTTATCCGAATTCCGGAGTGGTGTTGGCGGACGGCAGGTTCGAAGGCATTGTCTCTGACGGCTACGATCCGAAGATCATCGCGGCCATTCGCGATCAAGCGAAAGATCGTGAAGGCGACCCCGAAACGGATAGCTGGGTTCTGCGCTCGGGCGGCGATCAGTATCGGATCGGCCTGAATCCCGTTCCCTCCATGGGATGGACGATCTATACGTACGTCGACGAGAACGAAATCACCGGAACGCTCAAGAAGTACGGCGTCTGGTTCCTCGTACTGTCCGTCGTGTCCGGCATCGTCATTCTGGCGTTCGCTTTTTCCGTCAATCGAATGATTCACCGCCCGCTGCACAAGCTGATCCGCGCTTTCAACATGATGGAGCCGGATCACGTCCGCGTCCCCTCGAGATGGAAGGAAGAAACCGAATTCGATTACTTGTACCGAGGCTTCGACAATATGGTGGAACGGCTGAACCGGTCGATCCGGGAAAATTACGAGCATCAGCTCGCGTTGCAGAATTCCGAGTTGAAACAACTCCAATCGCAGATCAACCCTCACTTCCTATATAACGGGTTTTATAATATTTACCGGCTATGCAAAATCGGGGAATACGACCGGGTAGCGACTCTGACGCAGAAGCTGGCTAGCTATTACCAAGCGATTACGCGCAGCGGCAAGGACGAGGTGCCCCTCGACAAGGAATATCGCCATGCGATGAACTATTGCGACATTCAGGCGATCCGTTTCTCGAATCGGATTCGCGTCTCGGCGTCCGATGTGCCGGAGCCATGCAAATCCTTCATGGTGCCTCGACTGATTATTCAGCCCCTCATCGAGAACGCCTTCGAGCATGCGTTCGAGAACGCCGCGCGTCCGGGACGGATACGATTGACCATGACTTGCGAGGATCGTCGTTTCTCGCTCTGCGTCGAGGATGATGGAACCGGCTTGTCCGATGAAACGTTAGCCGGGTTACAGGCGAAGCTAAGCCTGCCCGATGCAGAAGCCGAAAAGACGGGATTGATCAACGTGTGCCGGCGCCTGCGTCTGAAATACGGCGAGGAAAGCGGCGTATTCGTGAGTAGAAGCGAGCTGGGCGGTCTGAAGGCGGAGCTTATTATTTTGTGGAAATAA